A window of Candidatus Ozemobacteraceae bacterium genomic DNA:
TGGGCGTCTCGTATTACGAGGCCATCTGCCGCGTCGAGAAGCCGAAGATCGGCGTGCTGAACATCGGCGGCGAGGCGGGAAAAGGCAACGAGTTGACCAAGTCCGTCTACGAACTGCTCGAGAAGCAGAACGGGACACTGAATTTCGTCGGCAACGTCGAACCCGACAGCCTGTTCGAGGGGCATGCCCACGTCGTCGTCTGCGACGGCTTCGTCGGCAACATCCTGCTGAAAGCCAGCGAAGGTCTCTCGGATCTCATCATGGGAACGATCAAGCAGGGCGTGGCGAAAGCCGGCATTCCTGCCGAGATGGCGAACGCGGTTCTCGGAAACCTCCGCCGTGTGCGGACGGATGCGCCGGAATACAGCGGGGCCCCTCTGCTCGGCATCGGCGGTTGCTCGATCGTCTGCCACGGCAAGTTCAAGGCTGCTTCTATTGCAAATGCTATACATCTCGCGGCCCAGTATGGGGCATCCGATGTCGTGAAGCATATCGCGAGCCGCCTGCACGGCGAAGCCGGATCTTCGGCGGCATCGTGATCACAAGATAATCGCCCGGCGCGGGGAGCTCCCTGCGCCGGTTTCATTTGTACCTGAACCGTTGCGTTCCAATTACCCCTGACAGAGAGGAACCCGTATGATCTCCACTCGAATAACGAACCTTCTTGGTATCAAGTATCCGGTCCTGCAGGGCGGCATGGCCTGGGTGAGCTCGGCTTCCCTCGTTGCCGCGGTGAGCAATGCCGGCGGTCTCGGAGTGCTCGGTTCGGGCTCGATGATGCCCGACGATCTCCGCCGCGAGATCAGGGAAATCAAATCCCGCACGCAGAAGCCTTTCGGTGTCAATCTGATGCTGCTCATGCCCCAGACGCCGGAAAACGTAAGCGTCTGCCTGGAAGAGCGCGTTCCGGTCATCACGACCGGAGCCGGCAATCCGGGGCCGTACGTGAAGGCGTTCAAGGAGATCGGAACGAAGGTCATCCCGGTCGTTTCAGCCGTCGCGCTTGCGAAGCGGCTCGAGCGCTCCGGGGTCGACGCCGTGATCGCCGAGGGAAACGAGTCGGGCGGCCATATCGGCGAAGTCACCACGATGGTGCTCGTTCCGCAGGTCGTCGACGCGGTTTCGATTCCTGTCATCGCGGCCGGGGGCATCGGCGACGGCCGCGGCATCCTGGCGGCGTTCGCGCTCGGCGCAGAAGGCGTCCAGATGGGCACTCGCTTTATCCTTTCCGACGAGTGCCAGGTGCATGAGAATTACAAGAGGGTCGTCGCTCAGGCGAAAGACCGCGATACCGTGGCGACGGGCATCACGACCGGGCATCCCGTGCGCGTCATCCGCAATAAGCTTGCGAAAAGTTACGTCGAGGCCGAACTCAAGGGCGCGACTCCCGAGCAGCTCGACGAGATGGCCAAGGGCAGCCTGCGCAAGGCCGTCGTCGAGGGCGACGTCGAGGATGGGTCGGTCATGGCCGGTCAGATCAGCGGCATGCTGGAAACCTGCGAGCCATGCTCGGCAATTTTCGACAAGCTGGAAACGCAGTTTTTCAAGGAATTCGAACGGATAGCCGCGCAGATGTCGGCCCTTCGGGCAGCGCCTGCCGCAGCCGATCTGGCGAAGGAGGCGAACGCATGAAAACTGCCTTCGTCTTTCCCGGACAGGGTTCCCAGAAGGTGGGGATGGCGCACGCCATGGTGGCGTCATATCCGTGGGCGGCCGAAATGGCGGCCCATACCGACGCCGTTCTCGGCCGGAAGCTCACCGAGGCGTGCTTCGTGGGGCCTGAAGAAACCCTGAAGCTGACCATCAACACGCAGCCCGCCATTTTTTTCGCCTCGGCCCTGATGGTCGAGGCTGCCCGCCGCGACGGCGTCGCCTTCGATGCGGTCGCCGGCCACAGTCTAGGCGAGTATGCCGCTCTCTATGCAGCCGGCGTCGCCGGATACGATGATCTCCTGCGGCTGGTCGATGCCCGCGCCCGCGCGATGGAGACGGCCTGCCCGGCCGGTGTCGGCGCGATGTCTGCGATTCTGAACCTCGACCGGAAGATCCTCGAGGATGTCTGCGCCGCGGCTTCCGACCAGGGTGTCTGCGTCGTCGCCAACTACAACTGCCCCGGCCAGCTGGTCATTTCCGGCGCGGCCGCGGCCGTGGCCAAGGCCGGCAAGCTTGCCTCGGAAAAAGGGGCCAAACGCGTGATGCCGCTCGTTGTATCGGGACCGTTTCACTCGCCCCTGATGCAGCCGGCGCGCGACGCGCTTGCCGAAGCCGTCGAACGTGTCACGTTCCGCGATGCGAAGGTGCCTGTCTATACCAACGTCGATGCCGCCCCGACGACCGCCGCTTCTGACTTCCGGCGCAAGTTGCTGGAACAGCTCACTGGCTCGGTGCGCTGGGAAGACACGATCCAACAGATGGTCGCCGACGGAGTCGGCCGGTTCGTCGAGCTGGGCTCCGGCAAGGTGCTCAACGGCCTGATCAAGAAGATCGCACCGAGCGCGGAGTTGGCTGCTGCCGGCGATCCGGAGAGCTTCTCGGCGTTGCTCGGCCAGGCGAAAGCCGCTTCCTGAGCGGAGCGGTTCACTTGACAACCCGTCCGGAATCGTGTAAAAAAGCCCATTCCGGCGTGAGGATGCAGCATCCGATTACGCCTGGCAGATAACGAACATTTACAGACGCGAGGCAACGCATGACAACGAACGCTTCTGCAGCAACGTCCCAGACCCGCCGGGTCGCTCTTGTGACAGGCTCCGCTCGCGGCATCGGATTCGAGATCGCCCGTGTGCTTGGGGCCGACGGTTACGCCATCATGCTCTCCGACGTGAACGCCGAGGGGCTCGAAAAAGCCCGTGCCGAGCTTGTCGCGGCAGGTTGCACGGTCGAAACCTGCGTCGCCGACGTGTCGAAAGCGGCCGATGCCGACAAGCTCGTTGCCGAGACCGTCACGAAACTCGGCAGCCTCGATGTTCTCGTGAACAATGCCGGCATCACCCGCGACGGGCTGATCATGCGCATGTCCGACGAACAGTGGGACCTCGTGCTGAAGATCAACCTCACCGGCACCTTCCTGATGTCGCGCGCCGCGTGCAAGGTCATGCTCAGGCAGAAACGCGGAAGCGTGGTCAACATCGCGTCCGTCATCGGCCTGATGGGCAATGCCGGCCAGGCAAACTATGCCGCCAGCAAGGCGGGCATCATCGCCTTCACCAAGAGTTTCGCCAAGGAGTTCGGAAGCCGCGGCGTCCGCGCCAACGCGATCGCGCCTGGCTTCATCCAGTCCGACATGACCGCCGTCCTCACGGACAAGGTCAAGGAGCAGATGCTTGCGCAGGTTCCGATGGCCCGCTTCGGCCTGCCGACCGACGTCGCTCACGCCGTGTCCTTCCTGGCGTCGGATCGCTCGTCCTATATCACCGGCCAGGTTCTCACCGTGGACGGCGGAATGGTAATGTCCTGAGTTATATAACTGACTCTATTTTCTCAGAATATTTGCACACAACCACAGGAGGTCGTCATGTCTAATCACTTTGAGGAAGTCAAGCGCATTGTCGTCGACAAGCTGCAGGTGGATGAGAAGCAGGTGACCATGGAAGCCAGCTTCATCGAGGATCTCGGCGCTGACAGCCTCGATACCGTCGAGCTGGTCATGGATCTCGAAGAGCACTTCGGAATCGAGATTCCCGACGAGGACGCCGAGAAGCTCAAGACCGTCAAGGACGCCGTCGACTACATCGCCAAGAAGAAGGCCTGAGGCCTCTCCAGACAGGAAGAGGCTGCCTGCCGGGCCTTTCGGCCCGTCGGGCGGCCTCTTCAGTGACTTGAAACGAGTGTTCAGTGAAGATCCTTCCACGGCTTTCCATAGGTAATCTGCGGCCGCGCTTCCCGATCATCCAGGGTGGCATGGCCATTCGCGTGTCGACCGGCAGATTGGCCGGCACGGTGGCTCGCGAGGGCGGCATCGGCCTGATCGCCGGCTCCGGGATGGAACCGGATGAGNNNNNNNNNNNNNNNNNNNNNNNNNNNNNNNNNNNNNNNNNNNNNNNNNNNNNNNNNNNNNNNNNNNNNNNNNNNNNNNNNNNNNNNNNNNNNNNNNNNNGTGAAGATCCCGGTCGTGATCG
This region includes:
- the plsX gene encoding phosphate acyltransferase PlsX, whose protein sequence is MKVAIDVMGGDFAPRELVLGARQYLESGKAELMLVGRRSDILAVWPEAESRCEVIDMPEMVEMGESPTTALRKKKNASVAVAARLVKEGRASCFLSAGSTGAQMAASLLEIGRVPGVERPAIAVMLPTASGNGVLVLDVGANVDCRPNHLVQFAHMGVSYYEAICRVEKPKIGVLNIGGEAGKGNELTKSVYELLEKQNGTLNFVGNVEPDSLFEGHAHVVVCDGFVGNILLKASEGLSDLIMGTIKQGVAKAGIPAEMANAVLGNLRRVRTDAPEYSGAPLLGIGGCSIVCHGKFKAASIANAIHLAAQYGASDVVKHIASRLHGEAGSSAAS
- the fabK gene encoding enoyl-[acyl-carrier-protein] reductase FabK: MISTRITNLLGIKYPVLQGGMAWVSSASLVAAVSNAGGLGVLGSGSMMPDDLRREIREIKSRTQKPFGVNLMLLMPQTPENVSVCLEERVPVITTGAGNPGPYVKAFKEIGTKVIPVVSAVALAKRLERSGVDAVIAEGNESGGHIGEVTTMVLVPQVVDAVSIPVIAAGGIGDGRGILAAFALGAEGVQMGTRFILSDECQVHENYKRVVAQAKDRDTVATGITTGHPVRVIRNKLAKSYVEAELKGATPEQLDEMAKGSLRKAVVEGDVEDGSVMAGQISGMLETCEPCSAIFDKLETQFFKEFERIAAQMSALRAAPAAADLAKEANA
- the fabD gene encoding ACP S-malonyltransferase, producing MKTAFVFPGQGSQKVGMAHAMVASYPWAAEMAAHTDAVLGRKLTEACFVGPEETLKLTINTQPAIFFASALMVEAARRDGVAFDAVAGHSLGEYAALYAAGVAGYDDLLRLVDARARAMETACPAGVGAMSAILNLDRKILEDVCAAASDQGVCVVANYNCPGQLVISGAAAAVAKAGKLASEKGAKRVMPLVVSGPFHSPLMQPARDALAEAVERVTFRDAKVPVYTNVDAAPTTAASDFRRKLLEQLTGSVRWEDTIQQMVADGVGRFVELGSGKVLNGLIKKIAPSAELAAAGDPESFSALLGQAKAAS
- the fabG gene encoding 3-oxoacyl-[acyl-carrier-protein] reductase; the encoded protein is MTTNASAATSQTRRVALVTGSARGIGFEIARVLGADGYAIMLSDVNAEGLEKARAELVAAGCTVETCVADVSKAADADKLVAETVTKLGSLDVLVNNAGITRDGLIMRMSDEQWDLVLKINLTGTFLMSRAACKVMLRQKRGSVVNIASVIGLMGNAGQANYAASKAGIIAFTKSFAKEFGSRGVRANAIAPGFIQSDMTAVLTDKVKEQMLAQVPMARFGLPTDVAHAVSFLASDRSSYITGQVLTVDGGMVMS
- a CDS encoding acyl carrier protein, with the translated sequence MSNHFEEVKRIVVDKLQVDEKQVTMEASFIEDLGADSLDTVELVMDLEEHFGIEIPDEDAEKLKTVKDAVDYIAKKKA